Proteins encoded together in one Telopea speciosissima isolate NSW1024214 ecotype Mountain lineage chromosome 4, Tspe_v1, whole genome shotgun sequence window:
- the LOC122658839 gene encoding galactinol synthase 2-like — translation MVYLDADIQVYENIDHLFDLQNGYFHAVMDCFCEKTWSHTSQYKIGYCQQCPDKVKWPAEMGSPPALYFNAGMFVFEPSLSTCDDLLKNLQVTPPTAFAEQDYLNMFFKDTYMPIPPVYNLVLAMLWRHPENVDLENVKVIHYCAAGSKPWRYTGKEENMDRDDIKMLVKKWWDIYNDESLDYRKPAEGEARQPLVAALSEVGVVNYIKGPSAA, via the exons ATGGTATACTTGGACGCGGATATTCAAGTATACGAGAACATAGATCACCTTTTCGATCTTCAAAATGGATACTTTCACGCAGTAATGGATTGTTTCTGCGAGAAGACGTGGAGCCACACTTCGCAGTACAAGATTGGGTACTGCCAGCAGTGTCCGGACAAGGTCAAGTGGCCCGCCGAGATGGGTTCACCACCTGCCCTTTACTTCAACGCCGGCATGTTCGTGTTCGAGCCAAGCCTCTCCACCTGCGACGACCTCTTGAAGAATCTCCAGGTCACACCTCCCACCGCTTTTGCAGAGCAGGACTATCTCAATATGTTCTTCAAGGACACCTACATGCCCATCCCTCCAGTCTACAATCTGGTCTTGGCCATGTTATGGCGTCACCCGGAGAATGTCGATTTGGAGAATGTGAAAGTCATCCATTACTGTGCTGCG GGATCAAAGCCATGGAGGTACACGGGTAAGGAAGAGAACATGGACAGAGATGACATAAAGATGCTGGTAAAGAAGTGGTGGGATATTTACAATGACGAGTCTTTGGATTATAGGAAGCCGGCAGAGGGTGAGGCCCGGCAGCCGCTCGTGGCTGCGTTGTCGGAGGTTGGCGTTGTCAATTACATTAAGGGGCCGTCGGCTGCTTAG
- the LOC122657872 gene encoding 30S ribosomal protein S1, chloroplastic-like has product MASLAQQFAGLRCSLLSSSILSKPFSPKPQKTAFSPIVSAVAISNSQTTERRRLKEMFEEAYDRCRTAPMEGVSFTLEDFHAALDKYDFNFEIGTKVKGTVFCTDANGAVVDIFAKSSAYLPVKEACMHRIKHVEEAGIVPGLQSEFEIIGENQADNSLILSLCAIQYNLAYERCRQLQAEDVVVNGKIVGGNTGGVVVVVEGLTGFVPFSQISSKSTAEELLNKELPLKFMEVDEEKSRLVFSNRKVMADSQVHLGIGSVVTGTVQSLKPYGAFIDIGGINGLLHISQISHDRVSDISIVLQPGDTLKVMILSHDRERGRVSLSTKKLEPTPGDMIHNPELVFEKAEEMARTFRQRIAQAEAMARADMLRFQPESELTLSSDGILGPRTSDFAS; this is encoded by the exons ATGGCATCTTTGGCTCAGCAGTTTGCAGGCCTGAGATGTTCACTTCTCTCCTCCTCTATCCTCTCCAAGCCCTTCTCTCCAAAACCTCAAAAGACTGCCTTTTCCCCCATCGTCTCTGCTGTGGCCATTTCAAATTCCCAGACTACAGAGAGACGGAGGCTCAAGGAAATGTTTGAAGAAGCTTACGACCGATGCCGTACAGCTCCGATGGAAGGTGTATCATTTACATTGGAAGATTTCCATGCTGCACTCGACAAGTACGACTTCAATTTCGAAATTGGCACCAAG GTCAAAGGGACAGTATTCTGTACAGATGCTAATGGAGCAGTAGTTGACATTTTTGCAAAATCTTCGGCCTACCTACCTGTCAAAGAGGCATGTATGCATAGGATAAAACATGTAGAGGAAGCAGGCATTGTTCCTGGCTTACAATCAGAGTTTGAAATTATTGGGGAGAATCAAGCTGACAATAGCTTGATCTTGAGCTTATGTGCAATCCAGTACAACCTTGCATATGAGCGATGTAGACAGCTTCAGGCTGAGGATGTGGTCGTCAATGGTAAG ATTGTTGGTGGAAATACAGGTGGAGTGGTAGTAGTTGTGGAGGGCCTTACGGGATTTGTTCCATTCTCACAGATATCATCT AAATCAACAGCAGAAGAGCTCCTAAATAAGGAGCTTCCACTGAAATTTATGGAGGTTGATGAGGAGAAGTCCAGACTTGTCTTCAGTAACCGCAAGGTCATGGCTGACAGCCAGGTGCATCTTGGGATTGGATCAGTTGTTACTGGAACTGTGCAGAGTCTGAAGCCATATGGTGCCTTCATTGACATTGGTGGGATTAATGGCCTTCTCCATATCAGTCAGATCAGTCATGATCGTGTTTCCGATATCTCTATTGTCCTTCAACCTGGTGACACCCTAAAG GTCATGATACTGAGCCATGACCGTGAGAGAGGCCGGGTGAGTCTGTCTACCAAAAAACTAGAACCTACGCCTGGAGACATGATTCACAATCCAGAGCTTGTTTTTGAGaag GCAGAGGAGATGGCTAGGACATTCAGACAGCGAATAGCCCAAGCAGAAGCCATGGCCCGTGCTGACATGTTGAGATTCCAGCCAGAG AGTGAATTGACTTTGAGCTCTGATGGAATCTTAGGCCCACGTACATCAGATTTTGCCAGTTGA